Proteins encoded in a region of the Moritella marina ATCC 15381 genome:
- a CDS encoding putative bifunctional diguanylate cyclase/phosphodiesterase, with the protein MPDKCNITSPHAESVVEAAGLNQVLLQLTVIDWCNSDEFVRFIDDIVNTTITSLTLKNVDIQLFDDTFAELSLLSPQIITHVNQNNSFDLSELSQLHSDHDVVRIIAKDDFLKTLNLVVPLFNNNICIGVMHFNGIIESDEPAPNTLSFCRAIAALIQRNFRLMDNELRYGLSMLSASQSQDEFHRLAFFDSLTGLANRRLLNQTIEAEYLLAKNNDVVGALLFIDLDFFKAINDSLGHAVGDGILVEVAERLKEIPRAEDFIARLGGDEFVILLPGLSENPMHAEQHANLLAEQLITRISEPYTYKGQSLYIGASIGVTLFPSKGQQADDLLQQADTAMYQAKSNGRKKVSFFDITMQRKADKRLHIYNCLKSAIAKNELFLHYQPQHMVQSGEIIGVEALVRWHLDGKKLISPAEFIPIAEETDLIIDIGIWVLQAACRQFVEWQSQGIEVPQLSVNVSTRQFHDQNFVDSILMILDETGMDPMQLNLEITESVVIEHAEEAIRTMTDLKNVGVSFAIDDFGAGYSSLSYLKRLPANELKIDRSFIQNIPLNVSDMAIVEAVLAMAKHMGFNVTAEGVESRQQLEFLQRQECSFYQGFYASKPLSAEHLAIYIKRLQG; encoded by the coding sequence ATGCCTGATAAATGTAATATAACCAGTCCACATGCCGAATCTGTTGTTGAAGCAGCAGGCCTTAACCAGGTGTTATTACAATTAACTGTTATTGATTGGTGTAATAGTGATGAATTTGTGCGCTTTATTGACGATATCGTTAATACCACAATTACATCATTAACGCTTAAAAATGTAGATATTCAGCTTTTTGACGACACGTTCGCTGAACTTAGCTTGTTATCCCCACAGATCATCACTCATGTAAATCAAAATAATAGCTTTGATTTGTCGGAATTATCACAATTACATTCAGATCATGACGTTGTGCGAATTATTGCCAAAGACGACTTTTTAAAGACGCTTAACTTGGTTGTGCCGCTATTCAATAATAATATTTGTATTGGCGTGATGCATTTCAATGGCATTATCGAAAGTGATGAACCTGCACCCAATACGTTATCTTTTTGTCGGGCTATTGCAGCGTTAATTCAGCGTAATTTTCGCTTGATGGATAATGAGTTACGTTATGGCCTGTCTATGCTTAGCGCGAGCCAATCGCAAGATGAATTCCATCGTTTAGCATTTTTTGATTCGTTAACCGGACTGGCTAATCGCCGTTTATTAAATCAAACCATTGAAGCGGAATACCTGTTAGCGAAAAATAATGATGTGGTTGGTGCGTTGTTGTTTATTGACCTGGATTTTTTTAAAGCGATTAACGATTCTTTGGGACATGCGGTGGGTGATGGCATCTTGGTCGAGGTTGCTGAACGCTTAAAAGAGATCCCAAGGGCTGAAGACTTTATTGCGCGTCTTGGTGGCGATGAATTTGTGATTTTATTGCCTGGTTTATCAGAAAACCCAATGCATGCAGAGCAACATGCCAATTTACTGGCTGAGCAATTAATTACCCGTATTTCTGAGCCGTATACATACAAGGGTCAATCTTTGTATATTGGTGCGAGTATTGGTGTCACCTTGTTCCCAAGTAAAGGTCAGCAAGCTGATGACTTATTACAGCAAGCTGATACCGCGATGTATCAAGCTAAATCGAATGGTCGTAAAAAAGTATCATTTTTTGATATCACCATGCAGCGTAAAGCTGATAAACGCTTACATATTTATAATTGCCTGAAAAGTGCAATTGCGAAGAATGAATTATTTTTGCATTATCAACCTCAGCACATGGTGCAAAGTGGTGAGATCATTGGTGTTGAAGCGTTAGTTCGCTGGCATTTAGACGGTAAAAAGCTGATTTCACCAGCAGAATTTATTCCTATTGCCGAAGAAACTGACCTGATTATTGATATTGGTATTTGGGTGTTGCAAGCCGCCTGCCGTCAATTTGTCGAATGGCAATCGCAAGGGATTGAGGTACCGCAATTATCGGTTAATGTGAGTACCCGTCAGTTTCATGATCAAAACTTTGTTGATTCGATTCTCATGATATTAGATGAAACAGGCATGGACCCGATGCAATTGAACTTAGAGATCACGGAATCTGTGGTGATTGAGCATGCCGAAGAAGCCATTCGAACCATGACAGACTTAAAGAATGTCGGTGTTAGCTTTGCTATTGATGACTTTGGCGCGGGTTATTCATCGCTAAGTTATTTAAAGCGTTTACCAGCCAATGAATTAAAAATAGATCGCTCGTTTATTCAAAATATCCCGCTTAATGTTTCTGATATGGCAATTGTTGAAGCTGTTCTGGCGATGGCAAAGCACATGGGCTTTAATGTGACCGCTGAAGGTGTTGAAAGTCGCCAGCAGTTGGAGTTTTTACAGCGTCAGGAATGCAGTTTTTATCAAGGCTTTTATGCAAGTAAACCTTTGTCTGCAGAGCATTTGGCTATTTACATCAAACGTCTACAAGGATAG